A single Thermosynechococcus vestitus BP-1 DNA region contains:
- a CDS encoding adenylate/guanylate cyclase domain-containing protein: protein MKSVFPISPPMDTDLTFNLPDQKILETLPSQQLVAIILRQQQIINQLRHTLSQIRGVPEVLHPEAPPPSEPHLALVSEDTVCYFPLTGGNCWTIGRSEDNSIVLSDRWMSRNHAMIQRMGRGEFYLIDLGSRNGTFVNGRRVSIPIALHNGDRITFGQTELDFFNEPFAPLFSENATLSLPQSEGSATALLHVRRLLTVLVVDIRDFTQLTRQLEEELLSELIGTWFHRAGEIIRQYGSWVDKYIGDAVMAVWIHESEEIGYQEICHTLSALEDLRLMTGELHQQYPLPWPLRIGSGLNTGYAMVGNTGSGDRPDYTALGDTVNAAFRLESATKTIAADLAMGATTYHYLVHSCPTPVPFRPQVLNLKGYEAPVPAYVGTFDDLHSFLAQALKSRDTLH from the coding sequence ATGAAAAGTGTTTTTCCTATTTCGCCCCCCATGGATACTGACCTGACGTTTAACTTGCCCGATCAAAAAATCCTAGAAACCTTACCTTCCCAACAATTAGTGGCGATTATTTTGCGTCAGCAGCAAATTATTAACCAACTGCGCCATACCCTTTCACAGATTCGCGGCGTTCCTGAGGTCCTTCACCCGGAGGCTCCACCCCCCTCAGAACCCCATCTGGCACTGGTGAGCGAGGACACGGTTTGTTATTTTCCCTTAACGGGGGGGAACTGCTGGACCATTGGCCGCAGTGAAGATAATTCAATTGTGCTCAGCGATCGCTGGATGTCACGGAACCATGCCATGATTCAGCGCATGGGACGGGGGGAATTTTATCTCATTGATCTTGGCAGTCGCAATGGCACGTTTGTCAATGGTCGCCGCGTCAGCATTCCCATTGCCCTGCACAATGGCGATCGTATTACCTTTGGCCAAACAGAATTGGACTTTTTTAATGAACCCTTCGCCCCCCTGTTTTCCGAAAATGCCACTCTGTCTTTGCCACAATCCGAAGGCTCCGCCACGGCGCTTCTCCATGTCCGCCGCCTATTGACAGTTTTGGTCGTGGATATTCGTGACTTTACGCAGCTGACGCGACAACTCGAAGAGGAACTACTGTCAGAACTCATTGGGACGTGGTTTCATCGCGCAGGTGAGATTATCCGTCAATACGGCAGTTGGGTCGATAAGTACATTGGTGATGCGGTGATGGCAGTTTGGATCCACGAAAGCGAGGAGATTGGCTATCAAGAAATTTGCCACACCCTCTCTGCCTTAGAGGATTTACGGCTGATGACGGGAGAACTGCACCAGCAATATCCCTTGCCGTGGCCATTGCGCATTGGTTCTGGCTTGAATACGGGCTATGCAATGGTGGGCAATACCGGGAGTGGCGATCGCCCAGACTATACTGCTTTGGGAGATACCGTTAATGCTGCTTTTCGCCTTGAGAGTGCCACCAAAACCATTGCCGCTGATTTGGCCATGGGAGCAACCACTTACCACTACCTTGTGCACTCTTGCCCAACCCCTGTCCCATTTCGACCTCAAGTCCTGAATCTCAAGGGCTATGAAGCTCCTGTACCTGCCTACGTGGGCACGTTTGATGACCTGCATTCCTTCCTTGCCCAAGCCCTCAAAAGCAGAGACACCCTACATTAA